The window CCTCGACCTGGCCCAGTAGTCCCTGACCGCCGGACAGGTCACACATCCCGACGTGCCACCGGTCCACACTGCTCTGCCACGCCTGGCTGACCTGGTCGAAGACCCACTTCGGCCGGCCCCGGCGGGTCTCGTCGATCCCGAGGACCTCCACCGGTTCCGGTTCGTCGGGCAGCACCACGCCCGCGTGGGCGGTGAACGCCGCCGCGACCACCGGCCAGGACAGGTCATGGCCACGGGCGGACTGTACGACCGTGCGGGCGCCGTCGGCGACCGCCGCCCCGGCGGCCTGCCGCAACCGGGCGGTCACCCGATGCCGGGCTGGGACCTGCGCCACCTGCTCGGTGAACGTCCGGCGCCGACATCCGCCGTGGTCGCAATGCCAGCGGCGTTTACGCCACCGTAGCCGCGTCGCACGGCCCGCCACGGGCAGGTCCCTCGGCCGGGTCGTCACCCAGTCCTTGACCCGCCGGGCCCGCACACCGCAGTCCGGGCAGCATTGTGCCTGCTCATCGGCGGTAGACAGAGCAACCACCGGGACACCGTCGGGGTCCAACCTGACCCGATCCACCACCAGGCCGTCCAGGCCCAGCAGCCGGGTCGTATCGTTGACCATGCTCGCAGCTCTCCGCTTGTGACCATCCGATCTAGACACTCAGATGATCACCGAAGGGCTGCGAGCCCTCTACGCCAGGGTCGCCGTCAACCGCGAACCCCGCTCAACTTCGAAGAGCCCGACTTCCTCGGATTCCACGTCCGCCGGTACTCGAACGGCAAGCTGATCATCAAGCCGAGCAAGGCGGCCGTGAAGCGGTTCCGGCGTCGGCTGCGCGCCGAGATGCGGGATCTGCGTGGCGGTAACGCCGCGATGGTCATCTCGCGTCTCAACCCGATTCTTCGGGGGTGGGCGGCCTACTACCGGACGGTGGTCTCCAAGCACACGTTCACCACGATCGACAGCTACCTGTGGTGGCTGACGTTCAAATGGGCGGTGCGCGGCCACCGGAACAAGCCGAAGAAGTGGGTGACCGCCCGCTACTACGACGCGTTCAACAAGGCCAGGTCCGACCGGTGGGTGTTCGGCGACCGCGACAGCGGCGCCTATCTCACCAAGACGGCCTGGACGAAGATCGTCCGGCACCAGATGGTCGACGGGTTCGCCTCTCCGGACGACCCCGACCGATCCGGCTACTGGGCGGCCCGTAAGCGGCGCAGGAAACCACCCATCGACCGGTGGGGACTGATCCAGCTGGAACGACAGCGCGGACGATGTCCGCTCTGCCACCAGCTGCTCCTGCACGCTGACCACGAACCGCAGTCCCCCGACGAATGGGAACAGTGGATCACCGTGGTCCGGTCGGCGATCCGCCGTCAGGCGATCACCGCCGACCGGCAGGCCGTGGCACCGAACGGTCCGCTCGCTTCACGCCTCGTGCACACCCACTGTGCCCGCAAGGCCGCGCGGCGCAAGGAACACGCACGACACCCCGACGCAGAATCCCGTGACACCTCTGGGTTTGCTTGAGCCGGATGCGGGGACGACTCGCACGTCCGGTTCTGAGGGGGCTCCGGCGCGGCAACGCGCCGGAGCTACCCGCCCAGGCGTTCTCCCACAGCTTCACGATCGCCGGGTACTTCCGCCCCCAGGCCTCGGCGAACTCCATGAACCGCTCCGTCGCCGCCTCCTCCGTCGGGGCGGCGTAGACCGGCTTGAGCGCCCTGGCGATCTTCTCCCAGTCCTGCCGTGCCGCGTAGCGGAACGAGTTACGCAGCAGGTGGATCACACACGTCTGCACGATGGTGCGCGGCCACACCGCCTCGACCGCCTCCGGCAGGCCCTTGAGCCCGTCGCAGACGAGCATCAGCACATCGGCCACACCCCGGTTCTTCAGCTCGGTCAGCACATGCAGCCAGTGCTTCGCGCCCTCACCGCCGTCACCGGCCCACAGGCCGAGGATGTCCCGGTGGCCGTCCACGGTGACCGCCATCGCCAGGTAGATGGGCCGGTTCGCGACCTTCCCGTCCCGGATCTTCACATTAATCGCATCAACGAACACGACCGGGTAGACCGGGTCGAGTGGCCTGTTCTGCCACTCGGTCATCCCGTCGATGACCTTGTCCGTGATCGTCGAGATCGTCTGCTTCGACACCTCGGCGCCGTACACCTCGGCCAGGTGCGCGGCGATCTCCCCGTGCGTCAGCCCCCGGGCCGACAACGACAGCACGAGCTCATCCACCCCGGACAACCTGCGCTGGCGCTTACGCACGATCCGCGGCTCGAACGTCCCCGCGACATCCCGCGGGACCCGCACCTCGACCGGGCCGACGTCGGTCAGCACGGTCTTCGTCCGGGTGCCGTTACGGGAGTTCCCGGTGCCCTTGCCCGCCGGGTCGTGCTTGTCGTAGCCGACATGGTCGGTGATCTCGCCCTCCAGGGCGGACTCCAGGACCCGCTTGGTCAGCTGCTGCAGCAGACCGCCCTCCCCGGTGAGCTTCAGCCCTTCACCGCGTGCCCGGTCCACCAGCAGCGCGATCAGCTGCTCATCCGTGGCCGCACCAACCGACTCTGCCTGCTCCTGCTCGATGATGGTCTCGGTCGTCATCTGGCGCATCTCCC is drawn from Micromonospora sp. Llam0 and contains these coding sequences:
- a CDS encoding group II intron maturase-specific domain-containing protein — translated: MKRFRRRLRAEMRDLRGGNAAMVISRLNPILRGWAAYYRTVVSKHTFTTIDSYLWWLTFKWAVRGHRNKPKKWVTARYYDAFNKARSDRWVFGDRDSGAYLTKTAWTKIVRHQMVDGFASPDDPDRSGYWAARKRRRKPPIDRWGLIQLERQRGRCPLCHQLLLHADHEPQSPDEWEQWITVVRSAIRRQAITADRQAVAPNGPLASRLVHTHCARKAARRKEHARHPDAESRDTSGFA